One window from the genome of Kaistella carnis encodes:
- a CDS encoding AAA family ATPase, giving the protein MIPIQLTLEGLYSYQERQTIDFTALTDAGLFGIFGSVGSGKSSILEAITFALYGETERLNSRDKRAYNMMNLKSNRSFIAFDFMNFENKKFRATREFKRNSKNFEDVKSPNLILYEWKDEKWIPLESSSTEEIIGLSYANFKRTIIIPQGQFKEFIELGATERTNMMKEIFGLHRFDLQNNVSALNIKNKSELDKLEGELKGFEEVTKEQILVQTEKLKLEKIHFNETENNFKKIDQHYQQLKNLKTDFQILKQKKEDFAKLSERKSAIDALEVKTELFDQVFRIFNPLVLEKNKLQKEISGQKKEKENQDELLKKIETEVKSLNEQLKLILPKYEALNESKIQENDLNLILQMLQFSEEIKTLKDRTKDGSKQVKEVEQNIKNIQQHIKDLSEKSELLKSQKLESNLLVTVGSWFSENKKLKENLGIQTKKIEELQIKINDISIELKPFKFNVETFNEDFKVKNEALEIHKKELSEKRTHLEVQQKLAHFSSDLHDGESCPLCGALEHPNIVAFEDVESELHLILKQLENAENQQKELQKNLGEIEKILYRKKTFEDQLKAEQETFSQIKIQLDKHQRDFIWKEFNAENESEFEKKRLQSFGIEKQIEELGQSISTEQKNQEKERETLEKYSKVLEEFKLKEAQKETQINSNLSNLKVLNWNDYEEKSINEVEASLHELSKRNLDTESNYKQLIEKEKEISPKFAAQKTSVDHLVKRISELEKEISDNEKLLSQSLITQNFGDFKEVELILAQNIKVAESRNEIQKFRIEFETLKNSVDELTLKLKDFSFDEEEFTKVETQFQTAEQELKIANDAVVKTNADLERLEKEFNKKETLLKNLAKLQKRSDDLKVMFNLFKGAGFVQFVSSIYLRQLCDHANIRFHRMTRNQLSLQLNENNDFEIIDYLNEGKCRSVKTLSGGQAFQVSLSLALALAESVQSNAKAEKNFFFIDEGFGTQDLESVNVVFETLTTLQKENRIVGIISHVEELKEKMPVSLNITKDEERGSLIEVI; this is encoded by the coding sequence ATGATTCCTATTCAATTGACTTTAGAAGGTTTGTATTCTTATCAGGAGCGCCAAACAATCGATTTTACAGCATTGACAGACGCTGGTTTATTTGGAATTTTCGGCTCCGTTGGTTCGGGTAAATCTTCGATTTTAGAAGCGATTACTTTTGCGCTTTATGGCGAAACTGAAAGACTGAATTCTCGCGACAAGCGTGCTTACAATATGATGAATCTGAAATCGAACCGATCTTTTATCGCGTTTGATTTCATGAATTTTGAAAATAAAAAATTTCGGGCAACACGTGAATTTAAGAGGAATTCTAAAAATTTCGAAGATGTAAAATCTCCAAATCTGATTTTATATGAATGGAAAGACGAGAAATGGATTCCGCTGGAAAGTTCCAGTACGGAAGAAATTATTGGATTGAGTTACGCAAATTTCAAACGGACCATCATTATTCCACAAGGTCAGTTTAAAGAATTCATAGAACTCGGTGCCACGGAACGAACCAATATGATGAAAGAAATTTTTGGTCTTCATCGTTTTGATTTGCAAAATAATGTCTCCGCATTAAACATTAAAAACAAATCTGAACTCGATAAGTTGGAAGGTGAATTAAAAGGTTTTGAAGAAGTAACTAAAGAACAGATCTTAGTTCAAACTGAAAAATTAAAACTGGAGAAAATTCATTTTAATGAAACTGAAAACAATTTTAAAAAAATTGATCAACATTATCAACAACTTAAAAATTTAAAAACAGATTTTCAAATTCTGAAACAGAAGAAAGAAGACTTCGCAAAATTATCGGAGAGAAAATCGGCAATCGATGCTTTAGAAGTAAAAACAGAACTATTTGACCAAGTTTTTAGAATTTTCAATCCGTTGGTTTTAGAGAAAAATAAACTGCAAAAAGAAATTTCAGGCCAGAAAAAGGAAAAAGAAAATCAGGACGAACTTTTAAAGAAAATTGAAACTGAAGTTAAGTCGCTTAATGAACAGTTAAAATTAATTCTTCCAAAATATGAAGCCTTGAATGAATCCAAAATTCAGGAAAATGATTTGAACTTAATTTTGCAAATGTTGCAGTTTTCTGAAGAAATAAAAACACTAAAAGACCGCACTAAAGATGGTTCAAAACAGGTAAAAGAAGTTGAGCAAAACATTAAAAACATTCAGCAACATATTAAAGATCTTTCTGAAAAATCAGAGTTATTAAAATCTCAAAAATTAGAATCGAATCTTTTGGTAACTGTTGGAAGTTGGTTTTCAGAAAACAAAAAACTGAAAGAAAATCTGGGAATTCAAACTAAAAAAATTGAAGAACTTCAAATCAAAATCAATGATATTTCAATTGAATTAAAACCTTTTAAATTTAATGTTGAAACATTTAATGAAGATTTTAAAGTAAAAAATGAAGCATTAGAAATTCACAAAAAAGAACTTTCCGAAAAGAGAACGCATCTGGAAGTTCAACAAAAGTTAGCACATTTTTCAAGTGATTTGCATGATGGCGAATCCTGTCCGCTTTGTGGCGCTTTGGAACATCCGAATATTGTTGCTTTCGAAGATGTTGAATCTGAACTGCATTTAATTTTAAAACAACTTGAAAATGCGGAAAATCAACAGAAAGAACTTCAGAAGAATTTAGGAGAAATTGAAAAAATCCTTTATCGAAAAAAAACTTTTGAAGATCAGTTGAAAGCGGAACAGGAAACATTCAGCCAAATAAAAATTCAACTTGATAAGCATCAGCGGGATTTTATCTGGAAAGAATTCAACGCAGAAAATGAATCTGAATTTGAAAAGAAACGTCTACAGTCTTTTGGTATCGAAAAGCAAATTGAAGAATTAGGTCAATCCATTTCAACCGAGCAGAAAAACCAAGAAAAAGAGCGAGAAACCTTGGAAAAATACAGCAAGGTTTTGGAAGAATTTAAACTGAAAGAAGCGCAAAAAGAAACGCAGATTAATTCTAATCTTTCCAATCTTAAAGTTTTAAACTGGAATGATTATGAGGAAAAATCAATAAATGAAGTCGAAGCATCTTTGCATGAATTATCAAAACGCAATCTTGATACAGAAAGCAATTACAAGCAGTTAATTGAAAAGGAGAAGGAAATTTCGCCCAAATTCGCTGCTCAAAAAACAAGTGTCGATCATTTAGTAAAAAGAATCAGTGAATTAGAAAAAGAAATTTCGGATAATGAAAAACTTTTAAGTCAATCGTTAATCACTCAAAATTTCGGTGATTTCAAAGAGGTTGAACTCATTTTAGCGCAGAATATTAAGGTTGCAGAATCCAGAAATGAAATTCAAAAGTTCAGGATCGAATTTGAAACTTTAAAGAACAGTGTTGACGAATTAACGTTGAAACTAAAAGACTTTTCTTTTGATGAAGAAGAATTTACGAAGGTCGAAACTCAATTTCAAACTGCTGAACAGGAATTAAAAATCGCAAACGATGCGGTAGTAAAAACAAATGCTGATCTCGAAAGACTGGAGAAAGAATTTAATAAAAAAGAAACTTTATTAAAGAATTTAGCGAAACTTCAGAAACGGTCAGATGATCTGAAAGTGATGTTTAATCTATTCAAAGGTGCAGGTTTTGTGCAGTTTGTCTCCTCTATTTATTTAAGACAATTGTGTGATCACGCCAATATTCGGTTTCATCGGATGACGAGAAATCAGCTGAGTTTGCAACTAAATGAAAATAATGATTTTGAGATCATCGACTATTTGAATGAAGGAAAATGCCGAAGTGTAAAAACGCTTTCTGGCGGACAGGCATTTCAGGTGTCGCTGAGTCTGGCTTTGGCGCTCGCCGAAAGTGTACAGTCAAATGCGAAGGCAGAAAAGAATTTTTTCTTTATCGATGAAGGTTTCGGAACGCAGGATTTGGAATCGGTAAACGTGGTTTTTGAAACCTTAACCACTCTTCAAAAAGAAAACAGAATTGTGGGAATAATTTCCCACGTTGAGGAACTGAAAGAGAAAATGCCGGTTTCCCTGAATATTACAAAAGATGAGGAAAGGGGAAGTTTGATCGAAGTGATTTAA
- a CDS encoding LLM class flavin-dependent oxidoreductase: MELGIGMFGDLAVDQNTGKYKDAGVKIREILGQVKLMDEVGIDVFAMGEHHRQDYAVSSPEMVLAGAASITKNIKLASGVTVLSSSEPVKVYEDFATLDLISDGRAEIFVGRGSFTESFPLYGYSLNDYEQLFDEKLDLLLKINSEENVSWTGKLRAPMKNQTVYPRAKNDGKLPIWRAVGGTPQSVLSAAKLGMPLIVAIIGGMPVQFKSLVDFYKQEYLAAGHAESDMQIAIHSHTFVSEDQKVIDGYFENYKSQMDRIGATRGWAPYTRMQYDGGRSKEGALFIGNTNEVADKIQQVKEIFGLTRFIGHMDVGAPENDVMMKSIELFGEKIAPLVR; encoded by the coding sequence ATGGAATTAGGAATTGGAATGTTTGGCGACTTAGCCGTTGACCAAAATACCGGAAAATATAAAGATGCGGGCGTTAAAATCCGCGAAATTTTAGGTCAGGTAAAATTAATGGATGAAGTCGGAATCGACGTCTTTGCCATGGGGGAACATCATCGCCAGGATTATGCCGTTTCATCTCCTGAAATGGTTTTAGCCGGCGCGGCAAGCATTACGAAAAATATCAAATTAGCAAGTGGAGTAACTGTTTTAAGTTCCTCAGAACCCGTAAAAGTATATGAGGATTTTGCAACTTTAGATTTAATTTCTGATGGTCGTGCTGAAATTTTCGTTGGTCGTGGCAGTTTCACCGAATCATTTCCGCTTTATGGTTACTCACTAAATGATTACGAGCAACTTTTCGATGAAAAACTAGACCTTTTACTTAAAATAAATTCCGAAGAAAACGTTTCCTGGACAGGAAAACTTCGGGCACCGATGAAGAATCAGACGGTTTATCCACGGGCTAAAAATGACGGCAAACTTCCAATCTGGCGAGCCGTGGGCGGAACACCACAATCAGTTTTAAGTGCCGCGAAATTAGGAATGCCGCTCATCGTGGCCATCATTGGCGGAATGCCGGTTCAGTTTAAAAGTCTGGTCGATTTTTATAAGCAGGAATATCTGGCCGCAGGTCACGCAGAATCTGACATGCAGATCGCCATTCATTCCCACACTTTTGTAAGTGAAGATCAAAAAGTGATCGATGGATACTTTGAAAATTATAAATCGCAAATGGACCGAATCGGCGCGACCAGAGGTTGGGCACCTTACACCAGAATGCAGTACGACGGTGGAAGAAGCAAAGAAGGCGCATTATTTATCGGGAATACCAATGAAGTTGCAGACAAAATTCAGCAGGTGAAAGAGATTTTCGGTCTCACCCGATTTATTGGACATATGGATGTTGGCGCACCGGAAAATGACGTGATGATGAAATCTATTGAGCTGTTTGGTGAAAAGATAGCACCTTTGGTCAGATAA